The following proteins are encoded in a genomic region of Corynebacterium atypicum:
- a CDS encoding phage portal protein, with protein MGFLNWLRGDTTRTADDHAISSGYSFFFGATSSGRPVTERSAMQMTAVYSCVRILAEAIAGLPLHVYQQSSDGAKVKALDHPLYRLLHDEPNPEMTSFVFRETLMTHLLLWGNAFAQVIRNGRDEVIGLYPLMPNRMTVGRDEAGRLYYEYQRTWDEPTGRFETVTLQARDVLHIPGLGFDGLVGYSPIAMAKNAIGLAQATEDYGASFFANGAAPGGVLEHPGTIKDPARVRESWQSTFGGARNGNKIAVLEEGMKYTPISVSPEQAQFLETRKFQINEIARIFRIPPHMIGDLEKSSFSNIEQQSLEFVKYTLDPWVIRFEQAITKTLLSPREKPGVYVKFNLEGLLRGDYKSRMDGYAVARQNGWMSANDIRELENLDRISIEAGGDLYLVNGNMLPLSLAGAYAQTTESEPEPEPAEEPMSESSVRRRI; from the coding sequence TCTGGATATAGCTTTTTCTTCGGAGCCACGAGCTCTGGTCGTCCGGTAACGGAACGCAGCGCGATGCAGATGACCGCTGTCTACAGTTGCGTGCGAATTCTGGCTGAAGCTATCGCGGGCCTGCCGTTGCACGTCTACCAACAATCCAGTGATGGCGCGAAGGTGAAGGCGCTCGATCATCCGTTGTATCGACTGCTTCATGATGAGCCGAATCCAGAGATGACATCCTTTGTCTTTAGGGAAACTCTGATGACGCATTTGCTTCTTTGGGGTAATGCTTTTGCACAGGTGATCCGCAACGGCCGCGACGAGGTCATCGGCCTGTATCCACTCATGCCCAACCGGATGACCGTGGGAAGGGATGAGGCTGGGCGGCTGTATTACGAGTATCAACGTACGTGGGACGAACCAACAGGAAGGTTTGAAACCGTCACCTTGCAAGCCCGCGATGTGTTGCATATTCCAGGGCTGGGATTTGACGGGCTGGTCGGCTATTCGCCGATTGCAATGGCAAAGAACGCCATCGGCCTCGCCCAAGCAACCGAAGACTACGGGGCATCGTTTTTTGCTAACGGTGCTGCACCTGGTGGTGTGTTGGAGCATCCGGGCACGATCAAAGACCCAGCACGTGTGCGGGAGTCCTGGCAGTCCACGTTCGGCGGAGCCCGCAACGGGAACAAGATCGCTGTGCTTGAGGAGGGTATGAAGTACACGCCGATCTCCGTCAGCCCAGAACAAGCTCAATTCCTTGAAACGAGAAAGTTTCAGATCAACGAAATTGCTCGAATCTTCCGTATTCCGCCGCACATGATCGGCGACCTCGAAAAGAGTTCCTTTAGCAATATTGAGCAGCAGTCGTTGGAGTTTGTGAAATACACGTTGGACCCGTGGGTGATCCGCTTCGAACAAGCCATCACCAAAACCCTCCTCAGCCCGCGTGAAAAGCCTGGCGTGTATGTGAAGTTCAACCTCGAAGGACTCCTGCGAGGGGATTACAAGTCACGGATGGATGGATACGCGGTGGCACGGCAGAACGGGTGGATGAGCGCTAACGATATCCGCGAACTAGAAAACCTCGACCGCATCAGCATCGAGGCTGGCGGCGACCTCTACCTCGTCAACGGCAACATGCTCCCGCTCAGTCTCGCAGGGGCATACGCGCAGACAACCGAGTCTGAACCAGAGCCTGAACCGGCTGAGGAACCTATGAGTGAATCTTCTGTAAGGAGGAGGATAT